ATTTCATTGAGAGACAACACCCTTAAAGAAGATAGGGAAGCAGGGGCAGGGAAAAGTAAGGGAACAAGCAATGCCAGATGGGATAGCAGTGTTGTATTATGAGAGTTTGGGGTAAAGAAGTACTgtgcttggggtggctaggtggcgtagtggataaagcaccagccttggagtcaggagtacctgggttcaaatctggtctcagacacttaataattacccagctgtgtggccttgggcaagccacttaaccccatttgccttgcaaaaatctaaaaagtaaataaataaataaataaataaataaataaatacgaAGTGCTGTGCTTGAAATAGTATGAGATCTGATTATACTAACCAGTAGGAGTGGAGTTCAAGAATACTATGAGTGTCAAGAGAGATATCCattgaggaaaggaggaaatgtATTTGTCGGTGGTTCTGTCTCAAGTTTGAACCTATTGCTTTTCTATGAAGTCTAGGAGGAACAATTCTCTGTTCCAGGAGGAGGCTCAGGTACAGATCAGAATAGGTTGGATAGGAAGCAGAAACTGGTCATTTCAGGTGGGTTTGGTCTCAGAAGGCCTCCAGGTGATGAGACAAGTCAAAAGTCTAAAGACAATGCCTGGGGCTTTAATCAAAGTCTCTTGGAAGACATGGGGGGTGAGAAAAATAGGTGTTCTGGATGgcagaagaaatcataaggatGCCAAAGGAggatgaggaaaaagaagaggaacttTCAGTAAATGACCTTGTCTGTGAGAAagcaaagaatgagaaaacagtgacagaagattttaaaaaatatatctagtATACTTGCCTAGTATAATTATATAGTTTGTTACAGGAACTTTCTATTGACTTCTTTTGTCTCTCTAATGCTTAGTACAATGTCTagcatttaataataaatatttattaattgttttcaTTGTACATTAGCTTATTGTGGATTATTGAAACATTAACCTTAGTACTTTTACAGGAATGTACTATAGTTGGTTGAaagtatttacattttaaagatcTGTAGATACAAGTGACAATTCTAGAAAGTGAAACTGAATATTGCATAATTAGAGATTATTAGGTAGAAATGACCATTTTTCAAAAACAGTTGCAAGAATGAACTGAAAGAAGATAATTTTAACAGAAATTatgagacaaatggaaaaaaataaaatcttgatcAAATTTACCTATTTGTTTCACAAGACTAGGTAGGTAGATGTTTTTTAATTGCTAAAATGACATCCTTGTTCCTCAGACTATAAATCAGGGGGTTGAACATAGGGGTCACCATGTTGTAGAAAAGAGAAAGTACTTTATCTGTTCCTGCAAAATGACTGGACTTAGGTCGCAAGTACATAATAATACCAGacccaaaaaataatgaaactacTATGAGATGGGAAGAACAAGTGGAGAAGGCTTTCTGCCTTCCCTTGGCTGATTGCAGTTTCAGGATGCTGCGGATGATTCTGATATAAGATGTAAGGATCAACAGAAAGGGAATCACAGCAAAGACCACAGTGGCAGCATAGATGGCAGATTGATTCATAGAGATGTCCCCACAGGCCACCTCTAATACTGGAGTTATGTCACAGAAAGCGTGATTGAGTTTGTTAGAACcacagaagggaagagagaaaatctGATATGTCTGCCCTATCTGACCAGGAATTGCACCAATCCAGGAGGCAATTACCAAGCAGACACAAACCTTGTGGTTCATGATAAGAGGGTAATAGAGAGGCCTACAAATAGCTACATATCGGTCATATGCCATAACAGCCAAGAGAAAACACTCAGTGACtccaaaaatcagaaagaaacaaagttGTATAGCACATTCTAGGAAGGAAATAGTTCGATTCTTGGTACAGAGATCAATCAGCATTTTGGGGAGGGTGACTGAGGTGTAACAAATTTCCAGAAATgaaaaattccctaagaaaaaatacattGGTGTTTGGAGAGCTGAATCAATCTTGGTTATGACAATGATCAGACCATTTCCTATAAGAATGCATACATAGATgattaagaaaatcccaaaaagaaATCCCTGTAGATTGGGATCATCTGAAAATCCAAGGAGAATAAATCCCACTGCTCTCGTAAAGTTTGCTCCTGTCATTCCTTCTGTATACTCTATCTGTGGAAATAGAGAATGATCATTTAACTCtgttgacttcagtttcttctactTTGAATTAAAAATGTTCAAGTAGATATTCTCTAAGTTGTTTCCATTATGACATTCTATATTCAATGTTATTAGAGgttttcccattttaatattcTCTATTCAAATGATACTTCTGGATCTAACATCCTATAATTCATTATCATGTTCTTTGAATTTTGTGCGCAACCTCTGAGTGGTTTGTGTAGGATGATGCAGCCCAgaggaggggaaaatattgaatacCCCTGTCCTAAATGAAGTGTCCTGATCTAAATgattaatcaataaaaatgtaattcGCAGTAAATGTAGATTTATCAAGAGCATACTCTGTACCAGACCTGTGCTAGGATCTGattatagaaagacaaaaatgattaaATCCAGATTTTCAAGGAGTATCTCTTCTATCAGGAagactatatgtatgtatgtatgtatatatgtatatatgtatgtatgtatatgtaaactAAAGTGAGCATAAACTAATGAGAAAGGGTGCTATGTCAAGGCCTGCTCTTATCCATTTCAATGTTGACTTGGCCTATGTCAGTGCTACCTGGTCAGTCTTGTAATAGTGCCAAGAAATTCCTTTACTTGGGTTAACAAAACACAAGATTAGAAGCATCTTGGATGAAAAGTGAGAAAtcctatatttatttgtaaacattCTCTCTCCAGCCTAAGTAAAATTCTTATCAATcggaatttgaagcaaatataatAATTTGTGAGAGTATCATAATACATTCCTATGTTATCTaaatgaaatctcattggttgccTAACTTAGTTTTATGGCCCTTTGTCCTTTCCACATAAGTATGCCTCATAAACCTTATATCAAGGTCAATGATGTCTTCTAACTATATGTTTTTATAGTAAATCTAAGGGAATAAAGCTTcataaataaccttattttttgATCTTTCATTTTTAGCCCAAAATTATTAACATTGATAGGAAACCTAATGACTAAGTTATTCTTTTGTTGTCATGGAGTCTTTGTGAACTAAGGGTGAATCCCTTGGTTTAGGAGAACAGGATCCTATTCTTGTGAAAGTTTAGTAAGTGTTTCAAACTATagttctggtaaaaaaaaaagttttatttctttccagaacaagaaatggaatattatctCCCCCTAGGTTAAAAAGTCAAATGACTAGAAAAGCCTAAAATTTGTCCTGTCCTCATTATAGTTCAAATCTTGGAGGAGATAACAATTCTTCATATAGTATTGCATAAAGGTGATAGCCTTTGATGAGCAATCATGTCACTTAATATTTTGCAGTCTCATAGACAGGTCCCCTAAAATGATTTCCCTTAACCTTCCTTTTTGGATAAATACTCCCTTTTCTGTCCTTCTGGGAGACAATCTTGGAGAGATGACTAGAAGATTTTGGTAAATCTGAGAGAATAAAACTTCAGGTCAAGCCtatattttctgtaattttattttaaccctataattttaagatttatacCCCACTAGAAGAGAATCATTAAATCAAAAATAAGATGAATCAGTTTCTCCttacttccctttctcttccataaaaacagatagcacaatggagagagtgctgggtctggaaaaATCAAGACCTCGGTTCAAATACAGCCACAGATACTTACTTTTTATGTTACTCTTTCAAGCTACTTAATATCTTTCTCCCTCACTTTTCCCAACAATAAATGAGAGAATACTAGGGTCTCTGTCCCAGATTTACTGGAGAATTAATAGTACAAAATACTCAGAAAGCACTTAGCAATAGTGACTTACACAGAAAATACTTTCTTGTTTCTGGTAAGTTCTTTTTAGTTATGaaaattcttcatgaccccatttgaggtttttttaattttttgtttgtttttgtcaagataatggaatggtttaccatttccttctccaactcattttaaggATGAGTATATTAAGGTAAACAGGAttgagtgatttacccaaagtgaCACTACCAGTTAGTATCtcagaccagatttaaattcaagatgAGTGTTCTTGACTTCAGGCTTGGTGCTCCATTCATTGCTCCAAGTACCTGTCCAAGGGAGAATATACATagatcagaaaaacaaattctagaattgaCTTTGTCACAAAatgcttattttgtattttaagggCATCTCCTCTCTGCCAGGAATTGGTGGCATGTCTCATCTTCAGGCATCTGCACCAGGAGTGTCCAATCTATGAGCTCTACTGGGAATGGAATCCTTAGGTCTTCTAGTAGGAGCTCTCAGTTTTTTCCTATCATCATTGAAATTTCTAGTCTTTCAATGTTTGCCCTCCACAATAGGTCTTAGACCAATCCCGCTTAGTCCTTGTTTGAACCCAGATTGGCTTAGAGTGAAAGCAAATAACAGGGCTTACCTGAGGGCTTACCCTCCCAGACTGGTATATATGccaagtttgattttttttaagttggtcATTCTTGGCCTCTATGCCTCCTCTCTCTAACCTAGGCATAATCAACCAATGGACATTGCCTCAGAAAACTAAGACCTAGGAAAGATCttaacttaaaaagaccaaggtctcccactgcttCCAGGGCTATCACCAGTAGTTGTCATCCATATCtgttgactctggaggaaaaagcatgactggtgacttaggacaccaccctccccccccaatacATACTCACAAATCCAACTCACTcacctgtcatggcatcacctccctgatatcaaaaattttttgagaACAAAGCACAGCCAGCTATCTCTATAATGATGTCACTGtttaaattgttctggttctgttcacttcactctcaTTGATTCATAGAGTTCTTTTCAGTTCCTTTGAAACAATCtagttaatatttatttcctttcttccttaatttCTGCTATTTCAATACTCATAAACTCCAAAGTTTAGAATAGCAGTAACAGCAATCACCATTGAAGAATGAACATAAAATTGGTACAAAATCATTAATAGAAATAGGACCTTGTttgtataaaatgggaatgagaagGTCTTTTTACTCCTGCTTCTCTGACCCTGAAGAGTTCATCACACCTGATCTGATCCACCAGGCAACTGCCTAGATGATAATCTTCACAACTTTTATCTGTTTctatagtagggacttaataaatatatattagatGGTGTAGTAGTTTGTTGTAATTTGATTATTGGAAGAACTGtaggaaaattatctttttttcaaatatgtctCCACTGATTGATgctatcattttacatatatatatatatatatatatatatatatatatatatatatatatatatatgaaatcattccTTAAGGAATTTACCAATCAATAATTACAACTGACTTTTAAATAGTtctttattatttgtaaaatacataCCTTTTTGCCTTGAATTTCCCCAAATTTCTTGCAGAATATCAATTATAGCTCTTAGATCAGTCATTGCCATTtgggtccaactctttgtgatcccaattAGAGTTTTTTTGTGgcaaaaatgatgaataaattagccaaatttttttctaactcattttacagatgagaaactgaggcaaataggactaATTATTTTGGCAAGGATCAcatgagactaaatttgaatttgcaaagataaatcttcctcactccagggtgAGCACTCTATGCACTTATCTGTCCCTCACTATAAGTTTTTTTTGACCCATTTTATATAGAAAGAAATTCAGACATTAAAATGTTAAATGGTATCCTGCCCCTCACAAAGGAATGAAGAGACAGTGTAAATGAGAACCAGAGTTGAAATTTAATTCCattatttatcttctttcctcaatcttttttattattttctaacaTGAATTCTGCACCTTATTTTAAACTCTACTGAGAATGGTAGTATATTGGGGTTTCAGTCAATAAATCTTTGCTGTGAATTCTTCATCACAACCCTTACAATGTAGCAGCTATTCAAGTTTCACTCATGgagaaaatgggagaaagaaattaagcaaattattttaggaagtagagaaaagagagagcGGATGCCAGTTCAATTTCCCCTTCTGTTTTAAGCCTAGGAAATAACTACCAGAGAGAATTGGGCCTTGGTTGGCGAGGGATCCATAGGGAAATAAGATCTTTGAAAGGAATCATTCAAAGAACCAAGAACTTAGCCTCCAAATTtccaattttataaaataaaatgttttcaatacATTCCCTTTCTAGGTAAGTGAGTTTCTTCAGGTATCAGAGTGATCATTCTCATCTTTGCCTCTAAACTCCCGCAACTTATATGTTTTTTATTTGCCACATATTTTAAGGGatatttcataaaaccaacattCTACTTTATTATGAACTTGTTACTAGACTCAGTGAAGGCAATGAATTTCTGCatcattgaaaataaaatcataaattcgGCTTTCGTTTCTTagaaaattatgataataaaCAGGTGCTAAATTTTTTTGAGGAAGGTAATAGATTTaatatgttaataaaaatattttctttctttgtagccATAGCACTTTGTACAATGTTATTTGTTCTTAAACATCTTTTAGTCAGGAAGAATTCACAAAGTTTCTGGCATAGAACTACTGCATCTACTGGGGAAGGATATTTGCATCAATCATCTCTAAATCATAGAAGATTGTAGTGAAATGTATGAGGTAGAAAAGTCCCCAAACTACTGATAAAAATGTGTGAGgattatttggggggaggtggAGCCCAGAAAAGGGTGGTGCTAATCAGAAATGAATTCCACACTTCCACTTTTGTTTGGAGGTATAGGAAAAAGATTATTACATAAGCATAAAGGCTGTTCCAGTAACAAgtaaaaacaattaataaattaaaaattaataaaggcTAACTCTCTTAAGGAAATCTGACAAAACTAGAAGAGAATGTCAGgtcttttttaaggaaaaagaacatGTTATTCTTGGGTGGGGTTTTGGGAAAGAGATTGAGGTAATTCTCATTATATATTTGTGGGAAAGATATTGCAGTTGGCAAGACTGACATTCCACTAGGGTCTTTgtgtggttatttttttttacatattgaaagaaactgaggtctttaCATTTTAGTAGGAACTCAGTAGCCCACATTGATGCTATTTATCAAGACAGCAAAGAGATGGAAATCAAAGGTTCATAGGACATGCCCAAGTGAGTACAATAGTATTTTTCTCAATAGTAAAGCTAACAAGACATTCAAAAAACAATGAAGAGCCTGATCTCTTTTGACAGGATGCTATCATatgtgaaagggggaaaaaaggaaatgtaaatgtGGGCATTCACCATAATTCTTAATGCATTAAATGTCTAATAGAAATGAATGATAGGTAGAAGGGAGGAAACAAATAttggttctttaaaaaaattattatcaacCCCCCcaaatctataaaaattaaatatattaaatgccataaaatattttaaaatgctatttgttACTAATATTCCTGtctttattgaaattattttattacttttgatGCTGCAACTTTTCTTATTAGAACAGTTTACATGAAAAAATCTTTTGTGATCCTTTTActaaaaattgctttccaaagtgcTTCCCTACCCATATTCTCCATAATCTGATatgaattaaaatgtaaataatacaaATGTCATTTTACAAAAAGATGTTCAGTG
The Macrotis lagotis isolate mMagLag1 chromosome 3, bilby.v1.9.chrom.fasta, whole genome shotgun sequence genome window above contains:
- the LOC141516913 gene encoding olfactory receptor 10AG1-like, translated to MTGANFTRAVGFILLGFSDDPNLQGFLFGIFLIIYVCILIGNGLIIVITKIDSALQTPMYFFLGNFSFLEICYTSVTLPKMLIDLCTKNRTISFLECAIQLCFFLIFGVTECFLLAVMAYDRYVAICRPLYYPLIMNHKVCVCLVIASWIGAIPGQIGQTYQIFSLPFCGSNKLNHAFCDITPVLEVACGDISMNQSAIYAATVVFAVIPFLLILTSYIRIIRSILKLQSAKGRQKAFSTCSSHLIVVSLFFGSGIIMYLRPKSSHFAGTDKVLSLFYNMVTPMFNPLIYSLRNKDVILAIKKHLPT